The window TCCCGCCGAAGGGCGAGTAGACGTAGAGGGGCACAGGGAAGTCGTCCTCGGACCATTGCAGGGGCTGAGTCACAATTGTGTCGTCGCTGCTGTCTGTGGGGTCCAATGGGACTAAGGTCTCAACATGCACAACAGCCCCGGCGAAGACCGCCGAAGCCAGAGTCGAGAACAACGAAGTCCACAGAAGTTTACGAAGTTGGGACACTCGCATCGGAAACCGCTTCCTTATTTGATTCTCTCGTTCAGAACAGCCGGCATGCCACCGCCGGGTACCGCTCTCCTCCGTCCAGTGGACGGTTTACTCTTCCGTCTGGACCTTGGCCTGGGTCTCATCATCGACGGCTTTGATCTTCTTGGTTGGGACTGCCGTGCGTGGGAGGTTCTTCTGCATTTCCTGGGCACGACGCGGGAAAGGATCGAAGGCGCGCAACGCGTCGAAGGCCTTCTGCTCCTTGACCGCTTCGAACGTTCCGACGGTCGGAATCGAGCGCGTCGAACGCTTGAGCGTCTTCGCGTTCGTCAAGACCGTTGTCAGTTGCGACCGGAAGCGCTCCAGCGTCGGCGGCTGATCCTTCGAGCCGGTGCGAACGCCATGACGCACGATCCGCACATCTTCCCATGTCATCTCTTTCTCAGCGACCATTTCGGTCTTGGTGGTGCGGACAACGTTGAATTTGCCCTGCAAGCCACCAATGATCTGTGGCGACTGCACGAGGGGCGATTCCATATTGATGTTCGGATTGATCGCGCGGGCTTCCTTCTCCGTCGGAGGGTCGGAGAGGAAGAGAACGACCTCTTCCTTCGGCTCCAACGTCGGCATGCCCGGGGAAATCGACGAGATCAACTCGCCCTTTCCACCCAACGTCACTAGTTCCATCTCCTGATTGGCGCTCTTGTCGCCTTTCAGGGACTCGATGACGGTCAGGCGATGACGAGTGATCAGCTTGCCGTGATACCATTCGGTCTGGCTGTCAGCCACCTTCGCATGGACGACCTGGTCGGAGACCGCTGCCATCTCCTCGACCGTCAAGGGGACGGTGAGGGCGGCCGAAGCGCGACCGGGGACGAGGACAGCCAAAGCCAGCATCGCCACACAGAGGAATGCGCCCGCCAGCCGGCGGCCGCTCTGCACGCGAACATGCAATTCTTTTTCAGTCACTTGCCTTCTCCTGCCGAGGCGAGATCGCAGTTTCGGGACGGATCTCGCCGAGGGTGATTTCGCAAGTCGAAATGCCGCCGTTTCCGGCGGTTCATCGACACGTCCTTATCTAAAGACCTCACTTGCCTGCTGCTGCGTCTGGAAACGGTAAACGTTGCCCAGACTGATCGTTCCATTCGTCGGGTCGTAATCCATCCGGTATGTTCCAAAGGCCGCATCTGTCGCGGACATCGTCGGCAGATGGCCCATGTTTCCCTGGTGCCCCATGGTGCTATCCGGCCCTACCGAAACCAGCGTCCAGGCCGGCTCCGTATCCGTGGGGAGGGACTCCAGGATATCCCCGTCCCAGTAATCGATAACATTATTAGGGGGCGCAAGGGTGTTTTCGAAGATGTCGTTGGGAATCCGCCCGATATAAGAGATGGGCGTCGTGAAGCGTGACATGTCCTCGATGCGGGTGTTCGCATCGCCGATTCCGGCCTGGTTCGCCGCAGAGGGATATCGCTGCCTGGGTGGGTATTGATTGTGGTCGACCCGGTAGGATTCGATCGCGGTCGCGAGACTTCGCGAGTCCGCCTTGATCCGGGCCACTTTGGCCCGCGTTTGAGCCTCGAGGAAGTTCGGAACAGCGATGGAGGCCAGAATCGAGATAATCGCGACGACGATGAGGAGTTCAATGAGTGTAAATCCTCGTCTGCCCGGTCTCGAAGACCAGGAAACCCGCCGCCTCAAAAGCCAACCCATTTCGCGTAAGTCCCGCCGTCCCAGTTGTTCTCCAGCCATCTGTTCCTCAGTGCGTCGTTTTTCGTGGTGTCTGGTGTAGTTCGGTTGGGCGATGCTTTGACCCCTGACCGTTGAGGTCAAGTGCAATTGGCGTCTCTGCCCTGCCGACCTGGTTTCTAAGCCTCCTTGAGACCTGAATTGGTGTCAATGGATGATGCTGATAATCCGTGTCTGAACATGGTTCATTTTGCCCTCGATTGTCACAGAAATCCGGGCCAAAAACCACTTGGACGGCTCGTCCATCCGAAATGGAGCGGGATAACAGGCGTCCGCCTTGTATGATGCTTGCGCCGGGAGTTCCGTTGTCGGAATGTTTCCACGTGTCCGGGAGCCCCCGGGATTCGGGGTCAGTTATCGACCTGGGCACTGTGATCAAGACACTCCTGGGGAGGAGCGGATTCCAATGAATGTTCTTGTGCTGAACTGCGGGTCGTCATCTGTAAAATTCCAGGTGATCGATACTTCTCTGAAGAAAATCGATGCTGGGGGCGAGGAGTGCCTCGGCCGCGGGCTGGTTGAGCGGATTGGCCTGGGCGACACGTTGCTGCGCTTCGAGCCAAAGGGCGGCAAGGTCATCCGACAGGGCGGACACCTGACCGATCATCGCCAGGCGATCGAAGAAATCCTGAAGATCCTGACGAAGAGCGAGTACGCTATCATCGGGGACCTGTCGGAAATTGGCGCCGTGGGACACCGAGTCGTCCACGGCGGGGAACGTTTCGCCCGAAGTATGGTCGTTGACGATGAGGTTGAGGCCGGCATCGAGGAGTGTATCGACCTGGCGCCGCTGCATAATCCGGCAAACCTGCGCGGCTACCGGATGGCGAAGCAGTTGCTGCCGGAGATCCCCCACTGCGCCGTGTTCGACACCTCATTCCACCAGTCCATGCCCCCACACGCGTTCATGTATGGCCTGCCGTACAGCCAATACACCAAGCACGGCATTCGCCGCTACGGCTTCCATGGCACCAGCCACCGATTCATGGCCTTCCGGCTGCACAAAATCTACAACGTTCCGCGGTTCGGGGTGCATTGCATCAGTTGCCACCTGGGCAACGGCTGCAGCATCACGGCGATCAGCGAGGGCCGCAGCCTGGACACGAGCATGGGCTTCACCCCTCTGGAAGGCCTGATGATGGGAACCCGCACGGGCGATTTGGACCCGAGCGCGATCTTCTATATGATGGGCCGCGAGGAAATGGCCCTGCACGAGGTCAACACGCTGCTGAACAAACACAGCGGCCTGATTGGTGTCTCGGGCGTTTCCAACGACATGCGCGAGCTGCTGCGGCACGAGTATCAGGGCAACGAGCGCGCGTCGCTCGCGATCAAGATGTTCTGCTACCGGGCGGCGAAGTACATCGCCTCGTACCTGCCCGTCGTCGGACCGAAGATCCAGGCGATCACGTTCACCGGCGGGATCGGCGAGAACAGCCCCGAAATCCGGAAGCGCATCATCGAGCAGTTGAATGTCCTCGGGATTTTCCTGGACGATGAGTTGAACGGCGAGTGCATCGGTCGGGAGTGCATGATTTCCTCGGAGAAGTCGCGCACGCCGGTCTATGCGATTCCGACAAATGAGGAACTTGTGATCGCACGGGACACCATCCGGGCTATCGAAGGCGTTCTGTAGACCGATTCGGCTTGGCGCAAGCCAGCAGAACCCGTACAAGGCGAGAACATACGCAAGAGCCACTTACGACGGAGATTTCTTTCATGGCGAAGAAAGCACACGAAATCGAATATCAGATCATCGGCGACGATATGCAGTTCGTGGAGATCATTCTGGATCCCAACGAAACCGTCGTCTCCGAAGCCGGCGCGATGATGTTCATGCGCACTGGAATCGATATGGATACGCGGTTTGGATCGGCCAGCGGCGACGACAGCGGCGGTTTCATGGGCAAGCTGATGTCCGCGGGCAAACGAATGATCACTGGCGAAAGCCTTTTCCTGACGACCTTCACGAATGAAGGCCAGGGGAAGAGTTCCGTCGCGTTCGCCGCACCGTATCCCGGAAAGATCATCGCTCTGAACCTGGAAGAGCACGGGACGATGCTCTGCCAGAAGGACAGCTACCTGTGCTCTGCGCTGGGCGTGGATGTGAATGTGGCCTTCAACAAGCGATTCGGTGCGGGTCTGTTCGGCGGTGAAGGTTTCATCCTGCAGAAGCTTTCCGGCGATGGGCTTGCATTCTGTCACGCCGGCGGAACGATTCACTGGATGGACCTGGGGCCGGGCGAAGAACTTCGCGTCGATACGGGCTGCCTGGTCGCATTCCAGGAGCAGGTCACCTACGACATTCGGTTCGTCAAGAACGTCAAGACGGCGCTCTTCGGAGGCGAAGGAATGGTCTACGCCTACATGACGGGCCCTGGCCGTGTTTACCTGCAATCGCTGCCGTTCAGTCGTCTGGCCAGCCGCATCTATCGCGCTGCGCCACAGACCGGCGGCCGGCGCCAGGGCGAAGGCTCGATCCTCGGCGGCCTTGGCAATCTGCTGGATGGTGACGGCCTGTAAGAAACCGGGGACGGACTCATGCCGAAGTACTACCCCGTGATGTTGAATATCGAAGATCGGCCCGCCCTGGTTGTCGGTGGCGGGCCGATTGCCGTTCGTAAAGCGCGCGGTCTGGCCGAATACGGTGCGCGCGTTCGTATGGTGGCGCTGGACTTCTGTGACGAAGCCTCGCAAGTTCCCGGCGTTGAACTGATTGAATCCGCATTTCGTCTCGATCATCTCGATCATACAACGATCGTCTTTGCCGCGACGAACGATCCCGCCCTTCA of the bacterium genome contains:
- a CDS encoding type II secretion system GspH family protein, translating into MGWLLRRRVSWSSRPGRRGFTLIELLIVVAIISILASIAVPNFLEAQTRAKVARIKADSRSLATAIESYRVDHNQYPPRQRYPSAANQAGIGDANTRIEDMSRFTTPISYIGRIPNDIFENTLAPPNNVIDYWDGDILESLPTDTEPAWTLVSVGPDSTMGHQGNMGHLPTMSATDAAFGTYRMDYDPTNGTISLGNVYRFQTQQQASEVFR
- a CDS encoding TIGR00266 family protein; this translates as MAKKAHEIEYQIIGDDMQFVEIILDPNETVVSEAGAMMFMRTGIDMDTRFGSASGDDSGGFMGKLMSAGKRMITGESLFLTTFTNEGQGKSSVAFAAPYPGKIIALNLEEHGTMLCQKDSYLCSALGVDVNVAFNKRFGAGLFGGEGFILQKLSGDGLAFCHAGGTIHWMDLGPGEELRVDTGCLVAFQEQVTYDIRFVKNVKTALFGGEGMVYAYMTGPGRVYLQSLPFSRLASRIYRAAPQTGGRRQGEGSILGGLGNLLDGDGL
- a CDS encoding acetate kinase: MNVLVLNCGSSSVKFQVIDTSLKKIDAGGEECLGRGLVERIGLGDTLLRFEPKGGKVIRQGGHLTDHRQAIEEILKILTKSEYAIIGDLSEIGAVGHRVVHGGERFARSMVVDDEVEAGIEECIDLAPLHNPANLRGYRMAKQLLPEIPHCAVFDTSFHQSMPPHAFMYGLPYSQYTKHGIRRYGFHGTSHRFMAFRLHKIYNVPRFGVHCISCHLGNGCSITAISEGRSLDTSMGFTPLEGLMMGTRTGDLDPSAIFYMMGREEMALHEVNTLLNKHSGLIGVSGVSNDMRELLRHEYQGNERASLAIKMFCYRAAKYIASYLPVVGPKIQAITFTGGIGENSPEIRKRIIEQLNVLGIFLDDELNGECIGRECMISSEKSRTPVYAIPTNEELVIARDTIRAIEGVL